One window of the Thermasporomyces composti genome contains the following:
- a CDS encoding beta-N-acetylglucosaminidase domain-containing protein, whose product MTTRNPPRAVRQPDNSIQPAGTKPRRRPMARPQRTHRIWRRLLAGIVGAAFAAAPLAPPSFAGDAPAPPAGSLRPILPYPQEMRPRPSGVRLDGEVTVIAGEAVDQPALHALQDLLDEYGLRSRVLREPVADFRRPLVVLGGPTETPASVEALKALGVAGPEGLPAEGYVLVAGRDDHGRARIVLSGVDGAGTFYAVQSLRQLLTAQANGARVDGVEIRDWPAYGVRGGMESFYGPVWSQEDRRSQIEFLARHKMNQFFYGPADDLRTGSEWDLPYGPAELARLEEIVNLARHRHVDFVYRVSPEAPMAPSQGICHARESDRQKLLARFEQLWDIGVRSFVIAWDDVTGNFVCEADQEAYGDDVSPLAAAQADVTNFVQREFIETHPGASRLVTVPTEYWGTERTTYRERFDELLSTEVDIYWTGPAVVSPAITLDDLAAVKKAFPRHQIIIWDNYPVNDYTPNRLLLGPLVNREPDLATHVIGISFNELVRDQQASQIPLGTQADYAWNPHAYDPERSWTQTLRILGGDAYEELRLFAEHNRVSLLDTTERPDLAAVIDELLTAYTEGRPVTRQLNWLDDELRRLENLPTTLREKLDDQLMLSQIGPWLDRIGVTGQAGQAALDILRAQDDGRSEDVWRARCEQARLRSILDQTWHQISPGPIDRLLDFAAHQSDGYLGVRWYGDLGEPSGTPVAADGSSLANLTDRRVDTAYVAKSRPEPGDAVTVPITKQHRLASVTVVQDTDAPAHATVQAKVGDTWVDLGPLSGGFTTVPANGLTASAIRLRWAKSSNPPRVYEIIPKYADVLGGRVRLDPPGALIESGATRRFHVELEVFDDDTFAGDVIATGPDGWIIAPAKQRVRVRSDGRTVIAQVPLDVTVPDNTPNGRYEIHVTVRVDAATSIEVTGVVLVGEGTYPELVGLASPVGYWRLGEAADSHVAVDSSPTGQDGVYRDGARPGAPGAIADDTAADLATGYVEVLRTPATNLNGPFTLEAWVNLDTIAPPPGQAIIESYTAPAANGFALRVDNGFLQAWTLGGPNEGYSVVTGRTRLTTGDWFHVAAVFDGSQLTVYLDGRPDASIATTISPADGTASIKLGARGDDAAQRLRGDLDEVAIYDRALSADEIEQHYLAGVG is encoded by the coding sequence ATGACGACACGGAATCCGCCGCGAGCTGTGCGGCAGCCCGACAACTCGATCCAGCCGGCCGGCACGAAACCCAGGAGACGTCCCATGGCACGCCCCCAGCGCACACATCGGATCTGGCGACGCTTACTGGCCGGTATCGTCGGTGCCGCCTTCGCCGCGGCCCCGCTGGCTCCCCCTTCGTTCGCAGGTGATGCACCGGCCCCGCCTGCTGGATCGCTACGCCCGATCCTCCCCTATCCGCAAGAGATGCGACCACGACCGAGCGGTGTTCGACTCGACGGTGAGGTGACCGTCATCGCCGGCGAAGCCGTCGACCAGCCAGCCCTTCATGCCCTTCAGGACCTTCTCGACGAGTACGGCTTGCGGTCCCGTGTCCTTCGCGAGCCGGTGGCCGACTTCCGTCGGCCGCTGGTCGTCCTCGGTGGACCGACCGAGACACCAGCGAGCGTCGAGGCACTGAAAGCGCTCGGTGTCGCCGGCCCCGAAGGACTCCCCGCTGAGGGCTACGTCCTGGTCGCCGGCCGAGACGACCACGGACGAGCGCGCATCGTGCTGTCCGGTGTCGACGGCGCCGGCACCTTCTACGCCGTTCAGTCGCTTCGCCAGCTGCTGACGGCGCAGGCTAACGGCGCTCGAGTCGACGGTGTCGAGATCCGGGACTGGCCGGCGTACGGCGTCCGCGGCGGTATGGAGTCCTTCTACGGCCCGGTCTGGTCGCAGGAGGACCGTCGCTCACAGATCGAGTTTCTGGCCCGGCACAAGATGAACCAGTTCTTCTACGGGCCTGCCGACGACCTGCGCACCGGCAGCGAATGGGACCTGCCATACGGACCCGCCGAGCTCGCTCGTCTGGAGGAGATCGTCAATCTCGCACGACACCGCCATGTGGACTTCGTGTATCGGGTGTCCCCCGAAGCCCCGATGGCGCCAAGCCAAGGAATCTGTCACGCGCGCGAGTCCGACCGCCAGAAGCTGCTGGCCCGCTTCGAGCAGCTCTGGGATATCGGCGTACGCAGCTTTGTGATCGCGTGGGATGACGTGACCGGGAACTTCGTCTGCGAGGCGGACCAGGAGGCGTACGGCGACGACGTGTCACCGCTGGCGGCCGCCCAGGCCGACGTCACGAACTTCGTCCAGCGCGAGTTCATCGAGACCCACCCCGGGGCCTCCCGGCTGGTCACCGTGCCGACCGAGTACTGGGGCACGGAACGCACGACGTATCGCGAGCGATTCGACGAGCTGCTGAGCACCGAGGTCGACATCTACTGGACAGGACCAGCGGTGGTCTCGCCGGCGATCACCCTCGACGATCTTGCCGCCGTCAAGAAGGCGTTTCCCCGGCACCAGATCATAATCTGGGACAACTACCCGGTGAACGACTACACGCCGAATCGCTTGCTCCTTGGGCCACTGGTCAACCGCGAGCCAGATCTAGCCACCCACGTCATCGGCATCTCGTTCAACGAGCTTGTTCGGGACCAACAGGCATCACAGATCCCCCTCGGAACTCAAGCCGACTACGCGTGGAATCCGCACGCCTACGATCCCGAGCGGTCATGGACGCAGACGCTACGTATCCTCGGCGGCGACGCGTACGAGGAACTTCGCTTGTTCGCCGAGCACAACCGGGTGAGTCTGCTCGATACCACCGAGCGACCTGATCTCGCCGCCGTGATCGACGAGCTGCTCACCGCGTACACCGAAGGCCGCCCGGTCACCCGGCAGCTGAACTGGCTCGACGACGAGCTGCGCCGGCTCGAGAACCTCCCGACGACGCTGCGCGAGAAGCTGGATGACCAGCTGATGCTGTCGCAGATCGGGCCGTGGTTGGACCGGATAGGCGTGACCGGCCAGGCGGGTCAAGCCGCTCTGGACATCCTGCGCGCCCAGGACGACGGCCGTAGCGAGGACGTGTGGCGAGCCCGGTGCGAGCAAGCACGCCTTCGCAGCATCCTCGACCAAACCTGGCACCAGATCTCACCTGGGCCGATCGACCGACTTCTCGACTTCGCCGCGCACCAAAGCGATGGCTACCTTGGCGTCCGTTGGTACGGCGACCTCGGTGAGCCGTCAGGCACACCAGTCGCGGCCGACGGATCGAGCTTGGCCAACCTGACCGACCGTCGCGTGGACACCGCCTACGTTGCCAAGTCTCGGCCCGAGCCGGGCGACGCGGTGACCGTACCGATCACGAAGCAGCACCGACTCGCGTCTGTCACGGTCGTCCAAGACACCGACGCCCCCGCGCACGCGACGGTCCAGGCGAAGGTCGGCGACACGTGGGTCGACCTCGGCCCGCTCAGCGGCGGCTTCACCACGGTGCCGGCCAACGGGCTCACTGCGAGCGCGATCCGGCTTCGGTGGGCCAAGAGCAGCAACCCGCCCCGGGTCTACGAGATCATCCCCAAGTACGCCGACGTCCTGGGCGGTCGGGTCCGTCTCGATCCGCCAGGTGCGCTGATCGAGTCCGGCGCGACAAGACGGTTCCACGTCGAGCTCGAGGTGTTCGACGACGACACGTTTGCTGGCGACGTCATCGCGACCGGACCAGATGGCTGGATCATCGCCCCGGCGAAGCAGCGGGTGCGGGTACGGTCCGATGGCCGCACCGTCATTGCGCAGGTGCCATTGGACGTGACTGTCCCGGATAACACGCCGAACGGCCGCTACGAGATCCACGTGACGGTCCGCGTTGACGCCGCGACGTCCATCGAGGTCACTGGGGTTGTCTTGGTCGGTGAGGGAACATATCCCGAACTCGTTGGTCTCGCGAGCCCCGTTGGCTACTGGCGTCTTGGCGAAGCTGCCGACAGTCACGTCGCCGTCGACAGCTCACCCACCGGTCAGGACGGTGTGTACCGCGACGGGGCTCGACCCGGCGCGCCTGGTGCCATCGCGGACGACACGGCGGCCGATCTGGCGACCGGTTACGTCGAGGTGCTGCGTACACCGGCCACCAACCTCAACGGACCCTTCACCCTGGAAGCGTGGGTGAACCTCGACACGATCGCTCCCCCGCCGGGCCAGGCGATCATCGAGAGCTACACGGCACCCGCCGCCAACGGTTTCGCTCTCCGGGTCGACAACGGGTTCCTCCAGGCCTGGACGCTGGGTGGTCCGAATGAAGGTTACAGCGTCGTGACAGGACGCACCCGGCTCACGACCGGTGACTGGTTCCATGTCGCCGCTGTCTTTGACGGCTCGCAGCTGACGGTCTACCTCGACGGCAGGCCAGACGCCAGCATCGCCACGACGATCTCGCCGGCCGACGGTACAGCCTCGATCAAGCTCGGCGCACGCGGTGACGACGCTGCGCAACGCCTACGAGGGGACCTGGACGAGGTGGCGATCTACGATCGGGCGCTGTCCGCCGATGAGATTGAGCAGCACTATCTCGCAGGTGTGGGCTGA
- the fxlM gene encoding methyltransferase, FxLD system, whose product MSSPPTSTIDRHAEQLRARLVEDLRERGLLSDPRVEQALFAVPRHVFVPSASVDEAYSDQTVHTKHDASGAISGASAPNIVAMMLEQLAVEPGHNVLEIGAGTGYNAALLGHLVGPTGRVTTIDVDDDIVTSAREHLAAARAENVEVVVGDGALGHPAHAPYDRLIATVGTAELPKAWLEQTSPHGRLVVPVRIRGGVTRSIAFARTGDTWTSVDSQLCGFMPLRASVAADPRRTIDLLDGAAHLHVYADQDVDARLASQVLARPATEVWTGATFVKGETLEFVWLWLACALPNSISWMEVERRAVEAGVLRPATSGGSMATVEGDSLAYLTMRASGDAYELGVIGHGSRGKDLAEAVAEAIGGWTRYRDHRLTFEFHPSAEVTPRRPGQYVVSRRSGSLVVTWTP is encoded by the coding sequence ATGAGCAGTCCCCCCACGTCGACCATCGATCGCCACGCCGAACAGCTCCGTGCGCGTCTCGTGGAGGACCTACGCGAGCGCGGACTCTTGTCTGACCCGCGAGTCGAGCAAGCGTTGTTCGCCGTCCCGCGGCACGTGTTCGTTCCATCCGCTTCAGTGGACGAGGCCTACAGCGATCAGACGGTCCACACCAAACACGACGCCTCCGGCGCGATCAGCGGGGCGTCCGCACCGAACATCGTGGCGATGATGCTCGAGCAGCTCGCCGTCGAACCCGGCCACAACGTCCTCGAGATCGGAGCCGGCACCGGCTACAACGCGGCCCTCCTCGGACACCTCGTCGGACCGACCGGACGGGTCACGACGATCGACGTCGACGACGACATCGTGACCAGCGCGCGCGAGCACCTCGCCGCCGCGCGAGCCGAGAACGTCGAGGTCGTCGTCGGCGACGGCGCCTTGGGCCATCCGGCGCACGCGCCGTACGACCGGCTCATCGCCACGGTCGGTACAGCCGAGCTGCCCAAGGCGTGGCTGGAGCAGACGAGCCCGCACGGCCGGCTGGTCGTTCCCGTCCGCATCCGCGGCGGCGTGACCCGGTCCATCGCGTTCGCGCGTACCGGCGACACCTGGACCTCCGTCGACAGCCAGCTCTGCGGCTTCATGCCCCTGCGCGCCAGTGTCGCGGCTGACCCGAGACGTACGATCGACCTCCTCGACGGTGCGGCCCACCTCCACGTCTATGCGGACCAGGACGTCGACGCGCGGCTCGCGTCACAGGTCCTTGCGAGGCCGGCGACCGAGGTGTGGACGGGTGCCACGTTCGTCAAGGGCGAGACGCTCGAGTTCGTGTGGCTGTGGCTGGCCTGCGCGTTGCCCAACTCGATCTCCTGGATGGAGGTCGAGCGTCGCGCCGTCGAGGCGGGCGTGCTTCGGCCGGCGACGAGCGGGGGGTCGATGGCGACCGTCGAGGGCGACAGCCTCGCCTACCTGACCATGCGAGCGTCGGGCGACGCGTACGAGCTCGGCGTCATCGGACACGGTTCTCGAGGGAAGGACCTGGCCGAGGCGGTCGCGGAGGCGATCGGCGGCTGGACCCGGTATCGAGACCACCGGCTGACGTTCGAGTTCCATCCAAGCGCCGAGGTGACTCCCCGTCGGCCCGGGCAGTATGTCGTCAGCCGACGCTCCGGGTCGCTCGTCGTGACCTGGACACCGTGA
- a CDS encoding RHS repeat-associated core domain-containing protein encodes MALLDPATGAHAYTHDWLDGVATMLSPTGQVEVGYDYDPFGNPRDGPLSGGAEASATDGHSAGGHTGDVGGASADTFRKPLEGSSTRNPPTPRPTQAARKTNSDAPKPTATPKATAAAAAPENPLRYVGAYQDPNLGEGNYYLRARNYNPGSGRFTAVDPAPSDLAAISPYAYVNNNPLAHTDPTGARFMAYDGGSGAGGGVSPTPEPDPGPNLEEFGGPSPEELARAQQIQSKSWVDVILEAGGEILMEFLGVNDLLNCLNGDLGGCVSLVIGIVPWTKLFKAPQIAEAIFRAGKAVVKFTEELKWARAILKRAEDAARAAKEAAARAAREAAKREAAARAAARRAIKEAAEQAAAKARAVRLKTKKTGRDTGSSTPRNRPKSTGASKATGTVWDRIKPTQSNYPGSQLPRSFELHTDNVSVWVHGNATEHMAEYLAGKARRGASKASIDMATQAQLSSREAAVAEAARGGLPLDKLITVGDWELKFGPPREAGMLPVLIHALYKG; translated from the coding sequence TTGGCGCTGCTGGATCCGGCGACCGGCGCGCATGCCTACACCCACGACTGGCTCGATGGGGTCGCCACCATGCTCTCCCCGACCGGCCAGGTCGAGGTCGGCTACGACTACGACCCGTTCGGCAACCCACGCGACGGGCCGTTGAGCGGTGGGGCTGAAGCAAGCGCGACCGACGGCCACAGTGCCGGCGGTCACACAGGCGACGTGGGTGGCGCGTCCGCCGACACGTTCCGCAAGCCTCTCGAAGGCTCGTCCACCCGCAATCCTCCGACGCCTCGCCCAACACAGGCCGCCCGAAAGACCAACAGCGACGCACCGAAGCCGACAGCGACACCGAAGGCCACAGCCGCGGCAGCGGCACCCGAGAATCCTCTGCGGTACGTCGGGGCGTACCAGGACCCGAACCTCGGTGAGGGCAACTACTACCTGCGGGCCCGCAACTACAACCCCGGATCCGGTCGGTTCACGGCCGTAGACCCGGCACCGAGCGACCTGGCCGCCATCTCGCCCTACGCCTACGTCAACAACAACCCTCTCGCCCACACGGACCCGACAGGCGCCAGGTTCATGGCATACGACGGCGGCAGCGGGGCCGGCGGTGGCGTCAGCCCAACCCCCGAGCCTGATCCCGGGCCGAACCTGGAGGAGTTCGGCGGGCCAAGCCCGGAGGAGCTCGCCCGAGCGCAGCAGATCCAGAGCAAGAGCTGGGTCGACGTCATCCTCGAGGCTGGCGGCGAGATCCTCATGGAGTTCCTCGGCGTCAACGACCTGCTCAACTGCCTCAATGGTGACCTCGGCGGCTGTGTGTCGTTGGTCATCGGCATCGTGCCTTGGACGAAGCTCTTCAAAGCCCCGCAGATCGCCGAGGCGATCTTCCGCGCGGGGAAAGCAGTCGTCAAGTTCACCGAAGAGCTCAAGTGGGCTCGCGCGATCCTCAAACGCGCCGAGGACGCAGCCCGAGCCGCGAAGGAAGCGGCCGCTCGCGCTGCGAGAGAGGCCGCGAAGAGAGAAGCGGCCGCTCGAGCGGCCGCCAGACGAGCCATCAAGGAGGCGGCGGAACAGGCGGCAGCCAAGGCAAGAGCCGTACGGTTGAAAACCAAGAAGACCGGCAGAGATACAGGAAGTAGCACTCCTCGCAACAGGCCGAAATCCACTGGAGCCTCTAAGGCTACCGGAACCGTCTGGGATAGGATCAAGCCGACGCAATCAAACTATCCTGGCTCGCAATTGCCCCGGTCGTTCGAACTGCACACGGACAACGTCTCGGTATGGGTGCATGGGAACGCCACCGAGCACATGGCTGAGTATCTCGCTGGAAAGGCGAGGCGTGGAGCGTCCAAGGCATCGATCGATATGGCGACACAAGCTCAGCTCTCAAGCCGTGAAGCTGCGGTGGCTGAGGCTGCGCGTGGTGGCCTCCCCCTCGACAAGCTGATCACGGTCGGCGACTGGGAGCTCAAGTTCGGGCCACCACGAGAGGCCGGTATGCTTCCTGTTCTGATCCATGCGCTCTACAAGGGTTAG
- a CDS encoding fibronectin type III domain-containing protein: MFHVRPRRLAGTLTALVVIVAGAAVGVPASAAGDPAPAAPVNVQAEAYWNQVELSWEPGQGGSDPVFYRVRNLTTGLTSATTETTYVSGGGIEEGETYTFEIIAVTNGKESPPSDRVVATIPHLDPATDLHASLDGDTITLTWHRPAAVNPRTLTTYGVRINGQLETIHKVGGDVVSLTIPRVLPGTTHEYTVQVSKGLSPGPVSDPATLAVPPSADTTPPTEPEWVIGLDPGCQPGFQIVVESTDDTTPQANIRYEQVEPTVSFGTTESYVRNYDLPLRSSDGPPTGIRAVDEAGNRSAVVMSDEMAESCR, encoded by the coding sequence GTGTTCCACGTCCGACCACGGAGGCTCGCCGGGACCCTGACCGCCCTCGTCGTCATCGTGGCAGGGGCCGCCGTCGGCGTCCCGGCGTCCGCCGCCGGCGACCCAGCCCCCGCCGCGCCCGTCAACGTCCAGGCGGAGGCCTACTGGAACCAGGTCGAGCTCTCGTGGGAGCCGGGCCAGGGTGGTTCCGACCCCGTCTTCTATCGCGTCCGCAACCTCACGACCGGTCTGACGAGTGCGACGACGGAGACGACCTACGTCTCGGGTGGCGGCATCGAGGAAGGTGAGACCTACACGTTCGAAATCATCGCCGTCACCAACGGCAAGGAATCTCCGCCGAGCGACAGGGTCGTCGCGACCATTCCCCACCTCGACCCAGCGACTGATCTCCACGCCAGTCTCGACGGTGACACGATCACCCTCACGTGGCACCGACCCGCGGCCGTGAACCCGCGCACCCTGACCACCTACGGCGTGCGGATCAACGGCCAGCTGGAGACCATCCACAAGGTCGGCGGTGACGTCGTGAGCCTCACGATCCCCCGTGTCCTCCCGGGCACGACCCACGAGTACACGGTGCAGGTGAGCAAGGGACTCAGCCCAGGGCCGGTGAGCGACCCGGCGACGCTGGCCGTTCCACCGTCCGCGGACACGACTCCTCCCACCGAGCCGGAATGGGTCATCGGGCTGGATCCCGGCTGCCAGCCCGGCTTCCAGATCGTGGTGGAGTCGACCGACGACACCACACCGCAGGCGAACATCCGCTACGAGCAGGTGGAGCCCACCGTCTCCTTCGGCACGACGGAGTCGTACGTCCGCAACTACGACCTGCCACTGCGCTCGAGTGACGGTCCGCCGACTGGGATCAGGGCAGTGGACGAGGCCGGCAACCGATCCGCGGTCGTCATGAGCGACGAGATGGCTGAAAGCTGCCGCTGA
- a CDS encoding endonuclease/exonuclease/phosphatase family protein: MTRLTTVMMTYNIWGDTFWPQREPALRALLTLRDPDILGVQELRPHSRQVIDEALPGHDRVHDDFPGWSVEGNIWWRRELYELVEYGAEDVGMRETYRRLFWVRLRPRCFQSGPSLVFSTAHFTWPGNPQEVEDDRNPRVEQARRTAEALTRIAGDDACVFVGDLNDHARPIAVLRDAGFRDAFAAMGTSSPTTHPVIPLPVKEDGAAPAYLRKTLDYQFHRGPITPRLSEVIDFFHQGLAPSDHKPVITTYTIDGS, from the coding sequence ATGACGAGGCTGACGACGGTCATGATGACCTACAACATCTGGGGCGACACCTTCTGGCCCCAACGCGAGCCCGCCCTCCGAGCGCTCCTCACCCTTCGCGACCCCGACATCCTCGGTGTCCAGGAGCTGCGGCCGCACTCGCGTCAGGTCATCGACGAGGCTCTGCCAGGGCACGACCGTGTACACGACGACTTTCCCGGCTGGTCGGTCGAGGGCAATATCTGGTGGCGCCGCGAGCTGTATGAGCTGGTGGAGTACGGCGCCGAGGACGTCGGGATGCGGGAGACGTATCGTCGGCTCTTCTGGGTCCGCCTGCGTCCGAGGTGCTTCCAGTCTGGCCCCTCGCTCGTCTTCTCCACCGCGCACTTCACCTGGCCCGGGAACCCTCAGGAAGTCGAGGACGACCGGAATCCGCGGGTGGAGCAGGCGCGACGCACCGCCGAGGCGCTGACGCGAATCGCGGGTGACGACGCGTGCGTGTTCGTCGGTGACCTCAACGACCACGCGCGTCCCATCGCCGTGCTGCGGGACGCCGGTTTCCGCGACGCCTTCGCCGCGATGGGCACGAGCTCACCGACGACTCATCCGGTGATCCCGCTCCCGGTCAAGGAGGACGGTGCCGCGCCGGCTTATCTGCGCAAGACCCTGGACTACCAGTTCCACCGGGGTCCGATCACGCCGCGACTGAGCGAGGTGATCGACTTCTTCCACCAAGGCCTCGCGCCGTCCGACCACAAGCCGGTCATCACGACCTACACCATCGACGGCTCGTAG
- a CDS encoding nuclear transport factor 2 family protein — MSDQNVATVVTRLLHAVDDLDWETVRELLADQVALDYTSLWGGTPQEITGNEVVAAWQQLLPGFDATQHLTGPIVVTAANDTGATCATTVRAYHTLVEDGRTDVWMVAGRYQISLVPAPSATPPWRISGITLRLAYEEGDRALVEQAQARVAKGSGGRAQPAT, encoded by the coding sequence ATGTCCGATCAGAACGTCGCCACGGTGGTCACCCGCCTGCTGCACGCCGTCGACGACCTGGACTGGGAGACCGTACGCGAGCTGCTCGCCGACCAGGTGGCCCTGGACTACACCTCCTTGTGGGGAGGGACACCGCAGGAGATCACCGGCAATGAGGTGGTGGCGGCGTGGCAGCAGCTGCTGCCGGGATTCGACGCCACCCAGCACCTGACCGGCCCGATCGTCGTCACCGCCGCCAACGACACCGGTGCCACCTGCGCGACCACGGTGCGCGCCTACCACACGCTGGTCGAGGACGGGCGGACTGACGTCTGGATGGTGGCCGGCCGGTACCAGATCTCGCTGGTTCCCGCCCCCAGCGCTACCCCGCCTTGGCGGATCAGCGGGATCACGCTCCGCCTCGCCTACGAGGAAGGCGACCGGGCGCTCGTGGAGCAGGCACAGGCACGCGTGGCCAAGGGTTCCGGAGGTAGGGCGCAGCCCGCGACCTGA
- a CDS encoding alpha/beta hydrolase has product MITYPIVFTSNGITLAGRVHRPTDDLTARTPVVLVTGSWLTVKEQMADRYAAELARRGFTAITFDFTGWGESGGEPRQAELPERKIADIVAAAQYASRLSWATRGGVGYLGVCASAQYALAAIAQGAPIKAFASVAGWFHDLPSVAPFYGGAEGVAMRLRRAQEATELFLRTGEVRMVPAYDPGNETAGMFLEMDYYGNPSRGAIPQWRNEMAELSWLPWLTFDGLAAAESVAVPSLFVHSDGCVFPDHIRALAKRLAGPVEVAWGEGAQIDFYDQPAQVEFAVSAVDAHFRSVLGDPGAH; this is encoded by the coding sequence GTGATCACGTACCCCATCGTCTTCACGAGCAACGGCATCACACTCGCCGGCCGGGTCCACCGGCCAACGGACGACCTCACCGCCCGAACCCCGGTGGTGCTGGTCACCGGCTCCTGGTTGACCGTCAAGGAGCAAATGGCCGACCGGTACGCCGCGGAACTGGCTCGGCGCGGCTTCACCGCCATCACCTTCGACTTCACCGGCTGGGGTGAGAGCGGCGGGGAACCGCGACAGGCCGAACTCCCAGAGCGCAAGATCGCCGACATCGTGGCGGCGGCGCAGTACGCCTCCCGGCTCTCCTGGGCCACCCGAGGCGGCGTCGGGTACCTCGGCGTGTGCGCGAGCGCCCAGTACGCGCTCGCCGCGATCGCGCAGGGGGCGCCGATCAAGGCCTTCGCCAGCGTCGCTGGATGGTTCCACGACCTGCCCTCGGTAGCCCCCTTCTACGGTGGGGCCGAGGGCGTGGCCATGCGGCTGCGTCGCGCCCAGGAGGCCACGGAGCTGTTCCTGCGCACCGGCGAAGTGCGCATGGTGCCCGCGTACGATCCGGGCAACGAGACCGCCGGGATGTTCCTGGAGATGGACTACTACGGCAACCCGTCCCGCGGGGCGATACCGCAGTGGCGCAACGAGATGGCGGAGCTGAGCTGGCTGCCTTGGCTCACCTTCGACGGGCTGGCCGCGGCGGAGTCGGTGGCCGTCCCCTCGCTGTTCGTCCACTCCGACGGATGTGTCTTCCCCGACCACATCCGTGCCCTCGCCAAGCGTCTGGCTGGGCCGGTCGAGGTGGCCTGGGGCGAGGGCGCGCAGATCGACTTCTACGACCAGCCCGCCCAGGTGGAGTTCGCGGTGTCGGCGGTCGACGCCCACTTCCGGAGCGTCCTGGGTGACCCGGGCGCCCACTGA
- a CDS encoding helix-turn-helix transcriptional regulator, giving the protein MTVPPGAVFANGADEIVWAEVVEPIEALEIYPDLDQLARIVEPAGSGRVEIIPAAAARDATVLGLATVLRRVHVGQDDLDPMHASALAHRLLGHLAEHYCSPRPGRRLRHPGRLERRLVDRIADLVEQRLGDPLRLDDLAAVAHLSPYHFARAFKRTTGLAPHEYVTIRRIERAKALLVRGEHSIAAIATTLGYENVSHFRRLFRRHTGYSPSALRPERAARN; this is encoded by the coding sequence TTGACGGTTCCCCCGGGGGCGGTGTTCGCCAACGGCGCCGACGAGATCGTCTGGGCCGAGGTGGTGGAGCCGATCGAGGCGCTGGAAATCTACCCCGACCTCGACCAGCTGGCGCGGATCGTGGAACCGGCCGGCTCAGGCCGGGTCGAGATCATTCCAGCCGCGGCCGCGCGCGACGCCACCGTGCTGGGGCTGGCGACCGTGCTCCGGCGCGTCCATGTAGGCCAAGACGACCTGGACCCGATGCACGCCAGTGCACTCGCCCACCGCCTGCTGGGCCACCTCGCTGAGCACTACTGCAGCCCGCGGCCCGGACGCCGGCTGCGGCACCCCGGACGCCTGGAGAGGAGGCTCGTGGACCGGATCGCCGATCTGGTCGAGCAGCGGCTCGGCGATCCGCTCCGCCTGGATGACCTGGCCGCTGTCGCGCACCTGAGCCCCTACCACTTCGCTCGCGCGTTCAAGCGCACCACCGGGCTGGCGCCGCACGAGTACGTCACCATCCGTCGGATCGAACGGGCGAAGGCGCTGTTGGTCCGCGGCGAGCACAGCATCGCCGCGATCGCCACGACTCTCGGCTACGAGAACGTGAGCCACTTCCGACGTCTGTTCCGCCGTCACACCGGGTATTCACCCTCGGCGCTCCGGCCGGAGCGGGCGGCCCGCAACTGA